In the genome of Streptomyces sp. V2I9, one region contains:
- a CDS encoding NADH:flavin oxidoreductase, whose protein sequence is MPGTHPALAACRFTGLDLRNRYALAPMTRVSATGDGRATEEMAAYYAAFAEGGFGLLITEGTYTDRAFAQGYLHQPGITDEAQAAAWRPVVDRAHAAGARVVLQLMHAGAVSQGNRFRDRAAGPSAVRPLGEQLAKYRGAGPWPVPMELTRRQIAEAVAGFAASAVRARDAGFDGVEVHAANGYLLDQFLTPYTNLRTDEYGGGLQGRLRLVREVLTEVRGAVGPGFAVGVRLSQGKINDPAWRWPGGEDEAEAVFTAAAEAGADYLHLAGSGRDWFPEGRTLPAIARTVTGLPVIANGALHREAVARRVLEEGHADLVAIGTGALADPDLPLRMAAGSALTPFDPGTLEPLATLDNARAHAPA, encoded by the coding sequence GGCCTCGACCTGCGCAACCGGTACGCCCTCGCCCCCATGACCCGCGTTTCGGCGACCGGGGACGGCCGGGCCACCGAGGAGATGGCCGCGTACTACGCGGCCTTCGCCGAGGGCGGTTTCGGGCTCCTGATCACCGAAGGGACCTATACCGACCGGGCTTTCGCCCAGGGCTACCTGCACCAGCCGGGCATCACGGACGAGGCGCAGGCCGCCGCCTGGCGGCCCGTCGTCGACCGGGCGCACGCCGCGGGCGCGCGCGTGGTCCTCCAGCTGATGCACGCCGGAGCCGTCTCGCAGGGCAACCGGTTCCGGGACCGTGCCGCGGGGCCCTCCGCCGTACGGCCGCTGGGCGAACAGCTGGCCAAGTACCGGGGCGCCGGGCCCTGGCCCGTGCCGATGGAGCTGACGCGCCGCCAGATCGCGGAGGCGGTCGCGGGGTTCGCGGCCTCCGCCGTCCGCGCCCGCGACGCCGGCTTCGACGGGGTGGAGGTCCACGCGGCCAACGGCTATCTGCTCGACCAGTTCCTGACCCCGTACACCAATCTGCGCACCGACGAGTACGGCGGCGGCCTCCAGGGGCGTCTGCGGCTCGTCCGGGAGGTGCTGACCGAGGTCAGGGGCGCGGTCGGGCCCGGTTTCGCGGTCGGCGTCCGGCTGTCCCAGGGGAAGATCAACGACCCCGCCTGGCGCTGGCCGGGCGGGGAGGACGAGGCGGAGGCGGTCTTCACGGCCGCGGCCGAAGCCGGGGCCGACTACCTGCACCTGGCCGGGAGCGGGCGCGACTGGTTCCCCGAGGGGCGGACGCTGCCCGCGATCGCCCGGACGGTCACCGGACTGCCCGTCATCGCCAACGGCGCGCTGCACCGGGAAGCCGTGGCGCGGCGCGTCCTGGAGGAGGGCCACGCCGACCTCGTGGCGATCGGGACGGGTGCGCTGGCCGATCCCGACCTGCCGCTCAGGATGGCGGCGGGGAGCGCCCTGACGCCGTTCGATCCCGGAACGCTGGAGCCCCTGGCGACCCTGGACAACGCGCGCGCCCACGCCCCCGCTTGA
- a CDS encoding nucleoside deaminase: MGTHDSELMGYAHEAIRLSREHVAQGGIPFSGVVVGGGRILGTGFNRVREDNDPTAHAEVVALREATTRHGIRAVAGATLIASGEPCALCYMAARFAGIGHIVHAADRRTAARYGFDYTSTYTLFAEDPERWPLKVTALRLPEAEEPFQDYLTMDRSRY; the protein is encoded by the coding sequence ATGGGTACACACGACAGCGAACTGATGGGCTACGCCCACGAGGCGATCCGGCTCAGCCGCGAGCACGTCGCGCAGGGCGGAATCCCGTTCTCCGGAGTGGTCGTGGGCGGCGGACGCATCCTGGGCACCGGCTTCAACCGGGTCCGCGAGGACAACGACCCGACGGCGCACGCCGAGGTCGTCGCCCTCCGCGAGGCCACCACCCGGCACGGCATCCGCGCCGTGGCGGGGGCCACCCTGATCGCCTCCGGCGAGCCCTGCGCCCTGTGCTACATGGCGGCGCGGTTCGCCGGCATCGGCCACATCGTGCACGCCGCCGACCGCCGGACCGCCGCCCGGTACGGCTTCGACTACACCAGCACGTACACCCTCTTCGCCGAGGACCCCGAGCGCTGGCCCCTCAAGGTCACCGCGCTCCGGCTCCCCGAGGCGGAGGAGCCCTTCCAGGACTACCTCACCATGGACCGGTCCCGGTACTGA
- a CDS encoding multidrug efflux SMR transporter has translation MHWLYLAIAVAFEITVAIAAGKAEGFKNRKWTGITLASGAAATFFLSKALLTFDVGVGYALWTSVAGVGITVLGALFFGQRLNVNKAIGILLVIGGVVGLQLSGSA, from the coding sequence ATGCACTGGCTCTACCTCGCCATCGCCGTCGCCTTCGAGATCACGGTCGCCATCGCCGCCGGAAAGGCCGAGGGCTTCAAGAACCGCAAGTGGACCGGGATCACCCTGGCCAGCGGCGCCGCCGCCACCTTCTTCCTCAGCAAGGCCCTGCTGACCTTCGACGTCGGCGTCGGCTACGCCCTGTGGACGTCCGTCGCGGGCGTCGGCATCACCGTCCTGGGCGCGCTGTTCTTCGGCCAGCGCCTGAACGTCAACAAGGCGATCGGCATCCTCCTCGTCATCGGCGGAGTCGTCGGACTCCAGCTCAGCGGCTCGGCCTGA
- a CDS encoding multidrug efflux SMR transporter has translation MSNAAKSSTNAWLSLLLAGVFEIGYALAVGGSEGFTRLTWSLVAVVFFLLTLYALSLALRTIDVSIGYAVWAGIGAVGAAVLGPLFFDETLTLAKGLWLAVIIVGVIWLKLADRTKPEAAAAPAAPQQVTDRSGALQV, from the coding sequence ATGTCCAACGCGGCCAAGAGCTCCACCAACGCCTGGCTCTCCCTCCTGCTCGCCGGAGTCTTCGAGATCGGGTACGCACTCGCCGTCGGCGGCAGCGAAGGCTTCACCCGGCTGACCTGGTCCCTGGTGGCCGTGGTGTTCTTCCTGCTGACGCTCTACGCGCTCAGCCTCGCCCTCCGCACCATCGACGTGAGCATCGGCTACGCCGTCTGGGCGGGCATCGGCGCGGTCGGCGCCGCGGTCCTCGGCCCGCTCTTCTTCGACGAGACCCTCACCCTGGCCAAGGGCCTGTGGCTGGCCGTCATCATCGTCGGGGTCATCTGGCTCAAGCTCGCCGACCGCACGAAGCCCGAGGCGGCCGCGGCCCCGGCGGCCCCGCAGCAGGTCACCGACCGGTCCGGCGCGCTCCAGGTCTGA
- a CDS encoding SDR family NAD(P)-dependent oxidoreductase gives MTAGGPLLSGKVALITGASSGIGAAAARHFADEGAAVVLVARRAHLVEEAAERIGKGGGRAVAVPGDVTRREDMDRAVATAVDRFGTLDCAFNNAGHAGAGTLLHELSDDEFDRTLDVNLRGVWNCLRAQLPAMMAAGGGAIVNTSSVAGVRATSASAPYVAAKHAVLGLTRAAAAEYGEHGIRVNALVVGSTDTEMMDSVLAAGPAVRARFGGKAIQQRLADPAEIARAAAWLCSDASSFTTGAALAVDGGRTAT, from the coding sequence ATGACGGCGGGCGGACCGCTGCTGTCCGGCAAGGTCGCACTGATCACCGGGGCTTCCAGCGGCATCGGCGCCGCGGCGGCCCGGCACTTCGCCGACGAGGGCGCGGCCGTCGTCCTCGTCGCCCGCAGGGCCCACCTGGTGGAGGAGGCCGCCGAACGGATCGGGAAGGGCGGCGGCAGAGCCGTGGCCGTGCCGGGCGACGTCACCCGCCGGGAGGACATGGACCGCGCGGTCGCCACGGCGGTGGATCGGTTCGGCACGCTCGACTGCGCGTTCAACAACGCCGGTCACGCCGGCGCCGGAACCCTTCTGCACGAGCTGTCCGACGACGAGTTCGACCGCACCCTCGACGTCAACCTGCGTGGGGTGTGGAACTGCCTGCGCGCCCAGCTCCCCGCCATGATGGCGGCCGGCGGCGGCGCGATCGTCAACACCTCCAGCGTCGCCGGGGTGCGCGCCACCTCCGCGTCCGCTCCCTACGTGGCCGCGAAGCACGCGGTCCTCGGCCTGACCCGCGCGGCCGCCGCGGAGTACGGCGAGCACGGCATCCGCGTCAACGCCCTCGTGGTGGGCAGCACCGATACGGAGATGATGGACAGCGTCCTCGCCGCCGGGCCCGCCGTCCGCGCCCGCTTCGGCGGCAAGGCGATCCAGCAGCGCCTGGCCGATCCGGCGGAGATCGCCCGCGCCGCCGCCTGGCTCTGCTCGGACGCCTCGTCGTTCACCACCGGGGCCGCCCTCGCGGTGGACGGCGGCCGCACGGCCACGTAG
- a CDS encoding HAD family phosphatase, with protein MLTLRLVALNIDGVLLNDTFSPVIHHFVTTRGGTYSAELERSVFSQPQHIAGRLLAAATGGSMSGEEALAAYFEDRAAHLDRHPVTVTPGTAGLLTRLRGAGLRTVCYGGLGKDHFDRHLGRYAELFDGPGYVCTNDFRPGLKEITRDVFGLRPEQTLFVDDVARVAAVARELGTAFVGRPSTFVHSHQRALMEEAGVRHLISGLDELDDGLVRRIDRDLASGTFWSAAPAGTPA; from the coding sequence ATGCTCACCCTGCGCCTGGTCGCCCTGAACATCGACGGTGTCCTGCTCAACGACACCTTCAGCCCGGTGATCCACCACTTCGTCACCACCCGGGGCGGTACGTACTCCGCCGAACTGGAGAGGTCCGTCTTCTCCCAGCCGCAGCACATCGCCGGCCGGCTCCTCGCGGCCGCCACCGGCGGCTCCATGAGCGGCGAGGAGGCGCTCGCCGCCTACTTCGAGGACCGCGCCGCCCACCTCGACCGCCACCCGGTCACGGTCACGCCGGGCACGGCCGGCCTGCTCACCCGGCTGCGCGGCGCGGGCCTGCGCACGGTCTGCTACGGCGGACTGGGCAAGGACCACTTCGACCGCCATCTGGGCCGGTACGCCGAGCTGTTCGACGGTCCCGGCTACGTCTGCACCAACGACTTCCGCCCCGGTCTGAAGGAGATCACGCGGGACGTGTTCGGGCTCCGCCCCGAGCAGACCCTCTTCGTGGACGACGTGGCCCGCGTCGCCGCCGTGGCCCGCGAACTGGGCACCGCCTTCGTCGGCCGGCCCTCCACCTTCGTCCACAGCCACCAGCGCGCCCTCATGGAGGAGGCCGGGGTACGCCATCTGATCAGCGGCCTCGACGAGCTCGACGACGGCCTGGTGCGGCGGATCGACCGGGACCTCGCCTCGGGCACGTTCTGGAGCGCCGCCCCGGCCGGGACCCCGGCATGA
- a CDS encoding ScbR family autoregulator-binding transcription factor, translated as MAQPKQERAEQTRRALLNAAAEVFDEFGYAGASITRILKRAGVTAGALYFHFGSKEDLAKAVMNSQPETLVPLLAAGGLQRLIDLTLVWSWQLQRDPLLRAGVRLTNEQASIDGSLNADPYENFRGIMVGSLHEALEAGELQPGVDPTVVAEFVVAACTGMQMYSNVVSGRRDLPERTQQMWNLILPGLAVPSVITRAETSPARGSALMP; from the coding sequence ATGGCACAACCGAAACAGGAGCGGGCGGAACAGACCCGCCGTGCCCTCCTGAACGCCGCCGCCGAGGTCTTCGACGAGTTCGGCTACGCGGGGGCCAGCATCACCCGCATCCTCAAGCGGGCCGGGGTGACGGCCGGAGCCCTCTACTTCCACTTCGGCTCCAAGGAGGACCTGGCCAAGGCGGTGATGAACAGTCAGCCGGAGACCCTGGTGCCGCTGCTCGCCGCCGGCGGCCTCCAGCGGCTCATCGACCTCACCCTCGTCTGGTCGTGGCAGCTCCAACGCGATCCGCTGCTGCGGGCCGGGGTCCGGCTGACCAACGAGCAGGCGTCCATCGACGGCTCCCTCAACGCCGACCCGTACGAGAACTTCCGCGGCATCATGGTCGGCAGCCTGCACGAGGCGCTGGAGGCCGGCGAACTGCAGCCGGGGGTGGACCCGACCGTGGTCGCGGAGTTCGTGGTGGCCGCCTGTACCGGCATGCAGATGTACTCCAACGTCGTCAGCGGCCGCCGGGACCTTCCCGAACGCACCCAGCAGATGTGGAACCTGATCCTGCCGGGCCTCGCGGTCCCGTCCGTGATCACCCGCGCCGAGACATCTCCCGCCCGCGGCAGCGCGCTGATGCCCTGA
- a CDS encoding ScbA/BarX family gamma-butyrolactone biosynthesis protein yields MSVSVLSREVEPVQQSQVQQWQVHKLRGEEVLLRTWLGTSPDRYVLTARWPKGHDFYRPSRGSYDPLLLAETVRQTVPLLSHAVYDVPREYKQAWEDFSFAVEPAASLVTTGEDEVRLVVTCSDVVRRGSRFAGMTMDIDVHLGKRLMGIAHTRFNNQPAAIYRRLRGSYADLDAAQEGCLPVGPPVDPHRVGRDRADDVVLSPALGGERPGRWLLRVDPSHPVLFDHAVDHVPGMLLLEAARQAAHEVGGAGSAVIGMRTDFVRYVEFDAPAVVVAGEPVSVGTGRRRVPVRVEQHGIQVFTAEVTVD; encoded by the coding sequence TTGTCTGTTTCTGTACTGAGCCGTGAGGTGGAGCCGGTCCAGCAGTCGCAGGTGCAGCAGTGGCAGGTGCACAAGCTTCGGGGGGAGGAAGTGCTGCTCAGGACCTGGTTAGGGACGAGCCCGGACCGGTATGTGCTCACGGCGCGCTGGCCGAAGGGCCACGACTTCTACCGGCCGTCGCGGGGTTCGTACGATCCGCTGCTGCTCGCGGAGACCGTGCGCCAGACCGTCCCGCTGCTCTCCCACGCGGTGTACGACGTGCCGCGGGAGTACAAGCAGGCGTGGGAGGACTTCAGCTTCGCGGTCGAGCCGGCGGCCTCGCTGGTCACCACCGGGGAGGACGAGGTGCGCCTGGTGGTGACCTGCTCGGACGTGGTCCGGCGCGGCAGCAGGTTCGCCGGGATGACGATGGACATCGACGTCCACCTGGGCAAGCGGCTGATGGGGATCGCCCACACCCGCTTCAACAACCAGCCGGCGGCGATCTACCGTCGGCTGCGCGGGAGTTACGCGGACCTCGACGCGGCCCAGGAGGGCTGCCTCCCGGTGGGGCCGCCGGTGGACCCGCACCGGGTGGGCCGCGACCGCGCGGACGACGTGGTGCTCTCGCCCGCGCTGGGCGGCGAGCGGCCCGGCCGGTGGCTGCTGCGGGTGGACCCCTCCCACCCGGTGCTCTTCGACCATGCGGTGGACCATGTGCCGGGGATGCTCCTGCTGGAGGCGGCGCGGCAGGCGGCTCACGAGGTCGGCGGCGCGGGCTCGGCCGTCATCGGGATGAGGACGGACTTCGTCCGGTACGTCGAGTTCGACGCCCCCGCCGTCGTCGTGGCCGGGGAGCCGGTCTCCGTCGGCACGGGCCGCCGCCGGGTCCCCGTCCGGGTCGAGCAGCACGGCATCCAGGTCTTCACCGCCGAGGTGACCGTCGATTGA
- a CDS encoding 4'-phosphopantetheinyl transferase superfamily protein, with protein sequence MTHDFMWSDAPPGEVLDPVGIWIVRAPAGQRLPPDGSPPDWLDEKERGRLASIPQQSGRETYAFAHWALRSVLGSSLGCSPGSVGFLRQPCPGCGGAHGRPAIRDPAPVGEPLEFSMSHSGDHVAIAVAEATIGIDIESWPTPESVAGYLPFLHPREQQWLGGRPDDELVRDFARLWTRKEAMAKATGQGMAAVMNRLDLTGQPLGWRVRQLLAPPGYEASFAVPASVHVTVTVHEELPEPMPELAPT encoded by the coding sequence ATGACACACGACTTCATGTGGTCCGACGCGCCGCCGGGTGAGGTCCTCGATCCGGTCGGCATCTGGATCGTCCGGGCCCCGGCGGGGCAGCGCCTCCCGCCCGACGGCTCCCCGCCCGACTGGCTGGACGAGAAGGAGCGGGGCCGGCTGGCGTCGATACCGCAGCAGTCCGGCCGGGAGACCTACGCCTTCGCGCACTGGGCGCTGCGGAGCGTGCTCGGGTCCTCGCTCGGCTGCTCCCCCGGCAGCGTCGGCTTCCTGCGGCAGCCCTGTCCCGGCTGCGGCGGGGCGCACGGGCGGCCGGCCATCCGGGACCCGGCCCCGGTCGGTGAACCCCTGGAGTTCTCGATGTCGCACAGCGGGGACCACGTCGCCATCGCGGTCGCCGAGGCCACCATCGGCATCGACATCGAGTCCTGGCCCACCCCGGAGTCGGTCGCCGGCTATCTGCCGTTCCTCCACCCCAGGGAGCAGCAGTGGCTGGGAGGCCGCCCGGACGACGAGCTCGTCCGGGACTTCGCCCGGCTGTGGACCCGCAAGGAGGCCATGGCCAAGGCGACCGGGCAGGGCATGGCCGCCGTCATGAACCGGCTGGACCTCACCGGCCAGCCGCTCGGCTGGCGGGTGCGGCAGCTACTCGCCCCTCCCGGTTACGAGGCCAGCTTCGCGGTCCCGGCCTCGGTGCACGTCACGGTGACCGTGCACGAGGAACTTCCGGAGCCGATGCCGGAGTTGGCACCGACATGA
- a CDS encoding DUF6253 family protein, which yields MSLLPAYGYQAAVQETCDTPEYHIPLVCWHDDDTGVRGMVLYRGALRPAEQVPGFRRYLASEDLEQYATTGPWPLLAATA from the coding sequence ATGAGTCTGCTGCCCGCGTACGGCTACCAGGCGGCCGTGCAGGAGACCTGCGACACGCCGGAGTACCACATTCCGCTCGTGTGCTGGCACGACGACGACACCGGGGTGCGCGGCATGGTGCTGTACCGCGGGGCGCTGCGCCCGGCGGAACAGGTACCGGGGTTCCGGCGCTACCTCGCCTCCGAGGACCTGGAGCAGTACGCCACGACCGGCCCGTGGCCGCTGCTCGCAGCAACCGCCTGA
- a CDS encoding maleate cis-trans isomerase: MTQFQAREDGWGAVARVGVVVPHADVGPESELQAMAPRDVYIHGSRVHFGAMRPGGEMDPKIPHDPVRAFIDPPFIDDAVELLAASPLDSIALGFTSSSYVLGADGEQKLFERLAERTRGIPLTGTAHAAAAGFRALGAERIALVNPPWFDDELSALGASYFGERGFDVVHHAPCGLPSNQKLITPEALVKWIESDVAPHRPDAVLVAGNGIRAVGTIAGLEETVGFPVLTANQVLFWHALHAAGGSGAAARITDYGALFGVRPETGSVAR, encoded by the coding sequence ATGACGCAGTTCCAGGCCCGAGAGGACGGCTGGGGCGCGGTCGCCCGCGTCGGCGTCGTCGTTCCGCACGCGGACGTCGGGCCCGAGTCCGAGCTCCAGGCGATGGCGCCGCGCGACGTCTACATCCACGGCTCCCGCGTGCACTTCGGGGCGATGCGCCCCGGCGGCGAGATGGACCCCAAGATCCCGCACGACCCGGTCCGCGCCTTCATCGACCCGCCCTTCATCGACGACGCGGTCGAGCTGCTGGCCGCCTCCCCCCTGGACTCCATCGCCCTGGGGTTCACCAGCTCCTCCTACGTCCTGGGCGCCGACGGCGAGCAGAAGCTGTTCGAGCGGCTCGCGGAGCGGACCCGCGGCATCCCGCTGACCGGCACCGCGCACGCGGCCGCGGCCGGCTTCCGCGCGCTGGGCGCCGAGCGGATCGCGCTGGTCAACCCGCCGTGGTTCGACGACGAGCTGTCCGCCCTGGGCGCCTCCTACTTCGGTGAGCGCGGCTTCGACGTCGTCCACCACGCACCCTGCGGCCTCCCCAGCAACCAGAAGCTGATCACCCCGGAGGCGCTGGTGAAGTGGATCGAGTCCGACGTCGCCCCGCACCGGCCCGACGCGGTCCTGGTCGCCGGCAACGGCATCCGCGCCGTCGGCACCATCGCCGGCCTGGAGGAGACCGTCGGCTTCCCCGTCCTCACCGCGAACCAGGTGCTCTTCTGGCACGCGCTGCACGCCGCCGGCGGCAGCGGGGCCGCCGCGCGGATCACCGACTACGGCGCCCTGTTCGGCGTCCGTCCCGAGACCGGGAGCGTGGCCCGATGA
- a CDS encoding transglutaminase family protein, with the protein MTETLIDTAPAQPAADAASARTTADDLARLTAPTDFLDHEHPTVQAFVDKALKGIDRDAAGPVELAVALYYAVRDGIHYEVYGADLSPQGLRASSIITGGKGFCLHKSVLYAACCRGVGIPARLHYSDVRNHLASDRLRSYIGGDVFFHGLATVYLEGRWLQVTPVFNKLLCRLYGMTPLEFDGRSDSLYHPFDAQGRQSMEFLTDHGDFDDVPYDFVMDNMRRKHPKFLAEDGTGTVSGGSLADEATA; encoded by the coding sequence ATGACCGAGACCCTGATCGACACCGCCCCCGCCCAGCCGGCCGCCGACGCCGCGTCCGCGCGGACGACCGCGGACGACCTCGCCCGGCTCACCGCTCCCACGGACTTCCTCGACCACGAGCACCCGACCGTCCAGGCGTTCGTCGACAAGGCCCTCAAGGGGATCGACCGCGACGCCGCCGGCCCCGTCGAACTCGCCGTCGCCCTCTACTACGCGGTCCGCGACGGCATCCACTACGAGGTCTACGGCGCCGACCTGTCGCCGCAGGGGCTGCGCGCGTCCAGCATCATCACCGGCGGCAAGGGCTTCTGCCTGCACAAGTCCGTGCTGTACGCCGCCTGCTGCCGGGGGGTCGGCATCCCCGCCCGGCTGCACTACAGCGACGTGCGCAACCACCTCGCCTCCGACCGGCTGCGCTCCTACATCGGCGGCGACGTCTTCTTCCACGGCCTGGCGACCGTGTACCTCGAAGGACGCTGGCTCCAGGTGACCCCGGTCTTCAACAAGCTGCTGTGCCGGCTGTACGGCATGACCCCGCTGGAGTTCGACGGCCGCTCCGACAGCCTCTACCACCCCTTCGACGCCCAGGGCCGCCAGAGCATGGAGTTCCTCACCGACCACGGCGACTTCGACGACGTCCCGTACGACTTCGTCATGGACAACATGCGCCGCAAGCACCCGAAGTTCCTCGCCGAGGACGGCACCGGCACGGTGAGCGGCGGCTCGCTCGCCGACGAGGCGACCGCCTGA
- a CDS encoding acyl-CoA dehydrogenase family protein: MAAEKDTDTYGVTAPYADELNDDVTRWDRAGEFPHEKWKPLQRSGLFTLPFAPEYGGAGRTLTETMAALEGLGHTSRDAGLNFSASTQIVSVGIPLQAFGSADLRARYLPRVTSGEAITAHAITEPGHGSDVMNIRTTAVRDGDAYVLNGGKMFITNAPVADLFLLYVRTGKPGAFGLSTFLAERSTPGLTIGEPLETMGLRTSPISEVTLTDVRLPVGNRLGSEGAGFLIMDHVMKREILFSFAVNLGEMTHRLKRVVEHATTRQQFGSAIGKNQAVAHKIADMRIAVESARKWLYDTGRKVEQGKDASLDVAATKIVVSEANQLTARHAIQIFGARGYLTDTGIERELRNAAAGSIYSGTNEIQRNCIAALMGL; this comes from the coding sequence ATGGCAGCAGAGAAGGACACGGACACCTACGGCGTCACCGCGCCGTACGCCGACGAGCTGAACGACGACGTCACCCGCTGGGACCGCGCCGGCGAGTTCCCGCACGAGAAGTGGAAGCCGCTCCAGCGGTCCGGCCTCTTCACCCTCCCCTTCGCCCCGGAGTACGGCGGCGCGGGCCGGACGCTCACCGAGACCATGGCCGCGCTGGAGGGCCTCGGCCACACCAGCCGGGACGCGGGACTGAACTTCTCCGCGTCCACGCAGATCGTCAGCGTCGGCATCCCGCTCCAGGCGTTCGGCTCCGCGGACCTGCGCGCGCGCTACCTGCCGCGGGTCACCTCGGGCGAGGCCATCACCGCGCACGCCATCACCGAACCGGGCCACGGCTCGGACGTGATGAACATCCGGACCACGGCCGTCCGCGACGGTGACGCGTACGTGCTCAACGGCGGCAAGATGTTCATCACCAACGCCCCGGTCGCCGACCTCTTCCTGCTCTACGTCCGCACCGGCAAGCCGGGGGCGTTCGGGCTGAGCACCTTCCTCGCGGAGCGCTCCACGCCGGGCCTCACGATCGGCGAGCCGCTGGAGACGATGGGGCTGCGCACCTCCCCGATCAGCGAGGTCACGCTCACCGACGTACGGCTGCCCGTAGGCAACCGGCTCGGCAGCGAGGGCGCCGGCTTCCTGATCATGGACCATGTGATGAAGCGGGAGATCCTGTTCTCCTTCGCCGTCAATCTCGGCGAGATGACCCACCGGCTGAAGCGGGTCGTCGAACACGCCACCACCCGGCAGCAGTTCGGCTCCGCCATCGGCAAGAACCAGGCGGTCGCCCACAAGATCGCGGACATGCGGATCGCGGTCGAGTCGGCCCGCAAGTGGCTGTACGACACGGGCCGCAAGGTCGAACAGGGCAAGGACGCCTCGCTGGACGTGGCCGCCACCAAGATCGTGGTCAGCGAGGCCAACCAGCTCACCGCCCGGCACGCCATCCAGATCTTCGGGGCCCGCGGCTATCTGACCGACACGGGCATCGAGCGCGAGCTGCGCAACGCCGCGGCCGGCTCCATCTACTCCGGCACCAACGAGATCCAGCGCAACTGCATCGCCGCCCTGATGGGCCTGTGA
- a CDS encoding ectoine synthase — protein MIVRSLSDVPAVEWGSGTSHRLLTEQDGMGFTVCETLVRQGTSSALQYLGHLEACYCIGGSGEVVTTDGVRHKIKTGTIYALDKNDAHHLIASDDEDLLLVSVFSPALRGDEKHSLSDDGFSRY, from the coding sequence ATGATCGTCCGTTCTCTCTCCGACGTCCCCGCGGTCGAGTGGGGCAGCGGCACCAGCCACCGCCTCCTCACCGAGCAGGACGGGATGGGCTTCACCGTCTGCGAGACGCTCGTCCGCCAGGGCACCTCCAGCGCGCTGCAGTACCTCGGCCACCTGGAGGCCTGCTACTGCATCGGCGGCTCCGGCGAGGTCGTCACCACCGACGGCGTCCGCCACAAGATCAAGACCGGGACCATCTACGCCCTGGACAAGAACGACGCCCACCACCTGATCGCCTCCGACGACGAGGACCTCCTGCTCGTCTCGGTCTTCAGCCCGGCGCTGCGCGGGGACGAGAAGCACTCGCTCTCCGACGACGGTTTCTCCCGCTACTGA